A genomic region of Chitinimonas arctica contains the following coding sequences:
- a CDS encoding EAL domain-containing protein, with translation MKLLERYLHDKSFRHQLSVAVTVGVLLLALLSSLASSWQGSRQIREVLRAQGEGLAESLARQSKLALLYDAAENADAAVGVTLAFPDITRLEIRHADGRPLLVRGKGDQRLPERPELPPPDRIGGLEIETDDSWQFVSPVMGKEAEVSPFAVDEPRSERLGYVRLVQSKATLRQMTIQMFAVNFGTSFLAAFVLLLLIRLLTQRLMRPLTQLAGQMARAEQGESGVRAATDGPPDIAEMAQAFNSMIVVLEQREQQLRQAHDEAVRYAHLKAEFAATVSHEIRTPLNGVIGTLDILMATSLPDKQHHFVELAWNSSQYLLDLINNILDFSKLEAGRVELEHSDFSPNGLIEDVIELLAAQTQKKGLELSHLVGDEVPARLNGDPGRLRQVLTNLIGNAIKFTEQGEIVVQAAVLEQRDEDWLLRFEVRDNGIGIDSQAQAHIFESFAQADSSTNRRFGGSGLGLSICRQLVNLMGGEIGVESAPGKGSRFWFTLPLGPAHDEALAPTAHPGTGRGVVLVDESPVVRDFLAQSLSALGFRCLNARHTAEAMAILQAQLAAGTPCELLFMDSQFTSAAGGDLVARIRADADLARLRIVAMNRFGLSQPPGNGHIDAWLSKPLRLEKLRECIATLDAPSAGREIAAVPAPVGRCRILVAEDNRTNQAVAESMLLMLGCHAEIVGDGHAAIHAFQLQAFDLILMDCNMPHMDGYQATAAIRALEAETGRRIPIVAMTANVQQIDVEKCLAAGMDDHLAKPLTLGSLGNKLARWSKRSIDGSPGPSASAEQLEIGSKPLNSGVFNTLREALGDSLGLAIQPYLEDLPKYLETLEQAAAAQDGERLRQAAHAIKGASGTLGAAIVSGLAREIEALAEVGQIALAESLLTRLHAECALVKQALLAELRQHQGEASETRGEEGLVLVVDDDRSTRSALRQALERSGFQVSEAADGEAALASLADNRPDVILMDGLMPVLDGFSACSRLQEMPEFRDIPVLMITALEDNGSIERAFAVGASDYITKPIHLAVVQQRVRRVIEANRSARHVRHLAYHDTTTDLPNRAQFTEQIKQAIVRAEQHGHSLALLFLDLDRFKFVNDTLGHETGDRLLKLVGQRLRHSLRSSDCVARLGGDEFTVLLDELPDATTAATAAQKIERALANHFDIDGHDIFISASIGISLYPIDGNNASVLLRHADTAMYRAKRANGGFQFYEAGMDASVSEHLRLESALRRALEREELRVYYQPVAEVADSRIVGMEALLRWQHPSRGMVSPADFIPLAEETGLIIPIGEWVLRTACGQAMSWLNAGNSQLQIAVNLSSVQLGQANFVELVGRILAETGLPARHLVLEITESVLMEHAHDTVSILHQLKTLGVHLSIDDFGTGYSSLAYLKRFPVDTLKIDYSFTRDVTTDPDAAAIVTGIVALAHSLRLEVVAEGVETETQQDFYRQLACRFMQGYYLSPPVPAREFEMRFLQAEGASDHDTSSLSSAASKAG, from the coding sequence ATGAAACTGCTAGAGCGCTATCTGCATGACAAGTCTTTCCGCCACCAATTGAGCGTGGCGGTGACGGTGGGCGTATTGTTGCTGGCGCTGCTCTCGTCCCTGGCCAGCTCCTGGCAGGGCAGCCGCCAGATCCGCGAGGTGCTGCGGGCCCAGGGCGAAGGCTTGGCGGAAAGCCTGGCGCGCCAGAGCAAGCTGGCCCTGCTGTACGACGCAGCCGAGAACGCCGACGCCGCCGTCGGCGTCACCCTGGCTTTTCCCGATATCACCCGGCTGGAAATCCGCCACGCCGACGGCCGGCCGCTATTGGTGCGCGGCAAGGGCGACCAGCGCCTGCCCGAGCGGCCCGAACTGCCGCCCCCGGACCGTATCGGCGGACTGGAAATCGAAACCGACGACAGTTGGCAATTCGTCTCGCCGGTCATGGGCAAGGAGGCGGAAGTCTCGCCCTTCGCCGTGGATGAACCGCGCAGCGAGCGCCTGGGCTATGTGCGGCTGGTGCAAAGCAAGGCCACCCTGCGGCAGATGACGATACAGATGTTCGCGGTCAATTTCGGCACCTCCTTTCTGGCCGCTTTCGTCCTGCTGCTGCTGATCCGCCTGCTTACCCAGCGCCTGATGCGGCCCTTGACCCAGCTGGCAGGCCAGATGGCGCGGGCCGAACAAGGCGAGTCCGGCGTGCGGGCGGCCACGGACGGCCCGCCCGACATCGCGGAAATGGCGCAAGCCTTCAATAGCATGATCGTGGTGTTGGAGCAGCGGGAGCAGCAGTTGCGCCAAGCGCATGACGAAGCGGTGCGCTATGCCCATCTGAAGGCGGAATTCGCCGCCACCGTCAGCCACGAGATCCGTACGCCGCTCAACGGGGTGATCGGCACCCTGGATATCCTGATGGCCACTTCGCTGCCGGACAAGCAGCATCACTTTGTCGAACTGGCCTGGAACTCGTCGCAATATCTGTTGGACCTGATCAACAATATTCTCGATTTTTCCAAGCTGGAGGCCGGGCGGGTCGAGCTGGAGCACAGCGACTTCAGCCCCAATGGCTTGATCGAGGATGTGATCGAGCTACTGGCCGCGCAAACCCAGAAGAAAGGACTGGAACTGAGCCACCTGGTCGGCGACGAGGTCCCCGCCCGGCTTAACGGCGATCCTGGCCGTCTGCGCCAGGTACTGACCAATCTGATCGGCAATGCCATCAAATTCACCGAACAGGGTGAAATCGTCGTGCAGGCCGCGGTACTGGAACAGCGCGACGAGGACTGGCTATTGCGCTTCGAAGTACGCGACAACGGCATAGGCATAGACAGCCAAGCGCAGGCGCATATCTTCGAATCGTTTGCCCAGGCCGATAGTTCGACCAATCGCCGCTTCGGCGGCTCCGGACTGGGCCTGTCCATCTGCCGCCAACTGGTGAACCTGATGGGCGGCGAGATCGGCGTGGAAAGCGCGCCGGGCAAAGGCAGCCGCTTCTGGTTCACGCTACCGCTGGGACCCGCCCATGACGAAGCGCTCGCCCCCACCGCCCACCCCGGCACGGGGCGCGGCGTAGTGCTGGTGGACGAAAGCCCGGTGGTGCGGGACTTCCTGGCGCAATCCCTGTCGGCCCTGGGCTTTCGCTGCCTCAATGCCCGCCATACCGCCGAGGCCATGGCCATCCTGCAAGCGCAACTGGCCGCGGGGACGCCCTGCGAGCTACTGTTCATGGACAGCCAGTTCACCAGCGCCGCCGGCGGCGACCTGGTCGCCCGCATCCGCGCCGATGCCGACCTGGCACGGCTGCGCATCGTCGCGATGAACCGATTCGGTCTCAGCCAGCCACCGGGGAACGGACATATCGACGCTTGGCTCAGCAAACCGCTGCGGCTGGAGAAATTGCGGGAGTGCATCGCCACGCTGGACGCCCCCAGCGCCGGCAGGGAAATCGCAGCCGTACCCGCGCCGGTGGGGCGTTGCCGGATCCTGGTGGCCGAAGACAATCGCACCAACCAGGCCGTGGCCGAAAGCATGCTGTTGATGCTGGGTTGCCATGCCGAAATCGTCGGTGACGGCCATGCCGCCATCCATGCCTTTCAATTGCAGGCCTTCGATCTGATCCTGATGGACTGCAATATGCCGCATATGGACGGCTATCAGGCCACCGCCGCCATCCGCGCCCTGGAAGCCGAGACCGGCCGGCGCATTCCCATCGTCGCCATGACCGCCAATGTGCAGCAGATCGACGTGGAGAAATGCCTCGCCGCCGGCATGGACGACCATCTGGCCAAACCGCTGACCCTGGGCAGCCTGGGCAACAAGCTGGCGCGCTGGTCAAAGCGTTCCATCGACGGTTCGCCCGGTCCGAGCGCCAGCGCCGAGCAACTGGAAATCGGCAGCAAGCCGCTCAACAGCGGCGTGTTCAACACCCTGCGCGAAGCGCTGGGTGATAGCCTGGGCCTGGCCATCCAACCCTATCTGGAAGACCTGCCCAAGTATCTGGAAACACTGGAGCAGGCCGCCGCCGCCCAGGACGGCGAACGCCTGCGCCAAGCCGCGCATGCCATCAAGGGCGCCAGCGGCACGCTGGGCGCCGCCATTGTCTCCGGCCTCGCGCGCGAGATCGAAGCCTTGGCCGAGGTCGGCCAGATCGCCCTGGCCGAATCCCTGCTCACTCGCCTGCATGCCGAGTGCGCCTTGGTGAAACAGGCCCTGCTGGCCGAACTTCGCCAGCATCAGGGCGAGGCCAGCGAAACGCGCGGCGAGGAAGGCCTGGTCCTGGTGGTGGACGACGACCGCAGCACCCGCTCCGCCCTGCGCCAGGCCCTGGAGCGAAGCGGTTTCCAGGTCAGCGAGGCAGCCGACGGCGAGGCAGCCTTGGCCAGCCTGGCGGACAACCGTCCCGATGTGATCCTGATGGACGGCCTGATGCCGGTACTGGATGGCTTCAGCGCCTGTTCCCGGCTACAGGAGATGCCGGAATTCCGCGATATCCCGGTATTGATGATCACCGCGCTGGAAGACAATGGCTCGATCGAACGCGCTTTCGCCGTCGGTGCCAGCGATTACATCACCAAGCCCATCCACCTGGCCGTGGTGCAGCAACGGGTGCGGCGCGTGATAGAAGCCAACCGCAGCGCCCGGCATGTGCGCCATCTGGCCTATCACGACACCACTACCGACCTGCCGAACCGCGCCCAGTTCACCGAACAGATCAAGCAAGCCATCGTCCGTGCCGAACAGCACGGCCACAGCCTGGCCTTGCTGTTCCTCGACCTGGACCGCTTTAAATTCGTCAACGACACGCTGGGCCACGAGACCGGCGATCGCCTGCTCAAACTGGTCGGCCAGCGCCTTCGCCACAGCCTGCGCAGCAGCGATTGCGTGGCCAGGCTGGGCGGCGACGAATTCACCGTCCTGCTGGACGAGTTGCCGGATGCCACCACGGCCGCCACGGCCGCGCAAAAGATCGAACGCGCCTTGGCCAACCATTTCGATATCGATGGGCACGACATCTTTATTTCAGCCAGTATCGGCATCTCGCTCTATCCCATCGACGGCAACAATGCCAGCGTGCTGCTGCGCCACGCCGACACCGCCATGTACCGGGCCAAGCGTGCCAATGGCGGTTTCCAGTTCTACGAAGCCGGCATGGACGCCAGCGTATCCGAGCACCTCCGCCTGGAAAGCGCCCTGCGCCGCGCCCTGGAACGGGAAGAATTGCGTGTCTACTACCAGCCGGTAGCCGAAGTGGCCGACAGCCGTATCGTCGGCATGGAAGCCCTGTTGCGCTGGCAGCACCCCAGCCGAGGGATGGTATCGCCGGCCGATTTCATCCCGCTGGCGGAAGAAACCGGCCTGATCATCCCGATTGGCGAATGGGTGCTGCGCACCGCCTGCGGGCAAGCCATGAGCTGGTTGAACGCAGGTAACAGCCAATTGCAGATCGCCGTCAATCTCTCCAGCGTGCAACTGGGGCAGGCCAATTTTGTCGAGCTGGTCGGCCGCATCCTGGCCGAAACGGGCTTGCCGGCGCGACACCTGGTCCTGGAAATCACCGAAAGCGTGCTGATGGAACACGCGCACGACACCGTCTCCATCCTGCATCAGCTCAAGACGCTGGGCGTTCATCTATCCATCGACGACTTCGGCACCGGCTATTCCTCGCTCGCCTACCTGAAACGCTTCCCGGTCGACACCCTCAAGATCGATTACTCCTTTACCCGCGATGTCACCACCGACCCGGACGCCGCGGCCATCGTCACCGGCATCGTCGCGCTGGCCCATAGCCTGCGCCTGGAAGTGGTGGCCGAAGGGGTGGAAACCGAAACCCAGCAGGATTTCTACCGGCAACTCGCCTGCCGCTTCATGCAAGGCTATTATCTGAGTCCGCCGGTGCCGGCCAGGGAATTCGAAATGCGTTTTCTCCAGGCAGAGGGCGCCTCCGACCACGACACCTCCTCGCTCAGCTCCGCAGCCAGCAAGGCAGGGTAA
- a CDS encoding tyrosine-type recombinase/integrase, whose translation MPLTEMKCRNTKPEEKPIALQDGNGLYLEVRPSGKKVWLYRYWLTPKKAGRYTIGEYPAVSLVDARRERERVRGLVAQGINPTEARNQAKLIQRSDRSVTLRKVANDWITYSTPHWKPNTLRQVNTFLERDLLATYGALPIGEITSAHILTAIRKVEERGAKSIAVLVRQWAGGIFRHAIANLIVDIDPTYALRGSIRMPTVKHHAHLEAPDVGPFLVALDAYQGYGLTNIATNLLLLTLVRTTELRLAKWTEFDLEAAEWRIPVERMKMGRPHIVPLSRQAVEKLRMLHKFTGERNFLFPNMRRPNEGMTNTTILRVIECIGYKGKVTGHGFRGTGTTVLHENGFPEHVIERQLAHTERNQVKAAYNHAQYLPERREMLQWWADWIDAQRPMPNVVQVSAVETA comes from the coding sequence ATGCCTCTTACAGAAATGAAGTGCCGGAACACCAAGCCTGAGGAAAAACCCATCGCCTTACAGGATGGGAACGGCCTCTACCTTGAAGTTCGCCCCAGCGGGAAGAAAGTCTGGTTGTACCGCTACTGGCTAACACCGAAGAAGGCCGGCCGCTATACCATAGGCGAGTACCCAGCCGTCTCGTTGGTCGATGCCCGGCGCGAACGCGAGCGCGTCCGTGGCTTGGTTGCCCAGGGTATCAATCCAACCGAGGCTCGCAATCAAGCAAAGTTGATTCAGCGGTCCGACCGTTCGGTCACTCTGCGCAAAGTGGCCAATGACTGGATTACCTACAGCACCCCCCACTGGAAGCCCAACACACTTCGCCAAGTAAACACCTTCCTTGAGCGGGATCTGCTGGCCACTTACGGTGCTTTACCCATTGGGGAGATCACCTCCGCCCACATCCTAACTGCTATCCGCAAAGTCGAAGAGCGCGGCGCCAAGTCCATCGCGGTGCTGGTTCGCCAATGGGCTGGCGGCATCTTCCGTCATGCCATTGCCAACTTGATCGTTGACATTGACCCTACCTACGCGCTGCGCGGTTCCATACGCATGCCAACGGTTAAACACCACGCCCATCTTGAAGCACCTGATGTAGGACCGTTTCTGGTCGCGCTCGATGCATATCAAGGCTACGGCCTCACCAACATCGCCACCAATCTGTTGTTGCTTACACTGGTACGAACTACTGAATTGCGCTTGGCTAAGTGGACTGAATTCGATTTGGAAGCCGCCGAGTGGCGCATCCCGGTGGAGCGGATGAAGATGGGGCGCCCGCATATCGTCCCCCTGTCTCGACAAGCCGTTGAAAAACTGCGGATGCTGCATAAATTCACGGGTGAGCGGAATTTCCTGTTCCCAAACATGCGCCGGCCAAATGAAGGCATGACGAACACCACTATTTTGCGGGTGATCGAGTGCATTGGGTATAAGGGCAAAGTGACCGGCCACGGCTTCCGTGGCACAGGCACTACTGTGCTGCACGAGAATGGATTTCCCGAGCACGTCATTGAACGCCAACTCGCTCACACTGAGCGAAATCAGGTTAAAGCTGCCTACAACCACGCCCAGTATTTACCGGAGCGCCGCGAGATGCTGCAGTGGTGGGCAGACTGGATTGATGCGCAGCGGCCTATGCCGAACGTCGTGCAGGTATCAGCAGTGGAAACCGCGTAA
- a CDS encoding PEP-CTERM sorting domain-containing protein has protein sequence MSIQFPAIRLAACGLLLFGLQAAQAASATASVSYDPAGMRNPNWTRAGSTSLTDAQEALVGTDDLPLPSGNRNPPDDMPYYPVMMAARSATDGMGANAYSAAAGIATGSASWQDTISNTSGSQRDYQMNLQFSQLSMGVSQWNPATQHNFHSGFIADIQVNGHSVWRAAQTLKVVNGAVSLSKEGFDLGNGQLYENSGNAEPYANYVSYSLDDYIGKVNLGSFASGQTANIKYTLTTFSYWDDPLGCNQYCADTSVSLFDPTHTNDRITTAPVPEPEGYAMLLAGLGLIGASMRRRG, from the coding sequence ATGTCCATCCAGTTCCCCGCCATTCGTTTGGCCGCATGTGGCCTGTTGTTATTCGGTCTGCAAGCTGCCCAGGCGGCCAGTGCCACGGCCAGCGTCTCCTATGATCCCGCCGGCATGCGCAACCCGAACTGGACCCGGGCGGGCTCGACTTCGCTTACCGACGCGCAAGAAGCCCTGGTCGGCACCGACGATCTGCCCCTCCCCAGCGGCAATCGCAATCCGCCCGATGACATGCCCTATTACCCGGTGATGATGGCGGCGCGCTCCGCCACCGACGGCATGGGCGCCAACGCCTATAGCGCGGCGGCCGGCATCGCCACCGGCAGCGCCAGTTGGCAGGACACCATCAGCAATACTTCCGGCAGCCAGCGCGACTACCAGATGAATCTGCAGTTCAGCCAGCTGAGCATGGGCGTCAGCCAGTGGAACCCCGCGACCCAGCACAATTTCCACAGTGGCTTTATTGCCGATATCCAGGTCAACGGCCATTCGGTCTGGCGCGCCGCGCAGACACTCAAAGTCGTCAACGGCGCAGTTTCGCTCAGCAAGGAAGGTTTCGACCTGGGAAATGGCCAGCTGTACGAAAATAGCGGCAACGCGGAACCGTACGCCAACTACGTTTCCTATTCGCTCGACGACTATATCGGCAAGGTCAACCTGGGCAGCTTCGCCAGCGGGCAAACGGCCAATATCAAGTACACACTGACCACGTTCAGCTATTGGGACGATCCCTTGGGCTGCAATCAGTACTGCGCCGACACCAGCGTATCGTTGTTCGATCCCACGCATACGAATGATCGCATCACTACCGCGCCGGTGCCGGAACCAGAGGGTTACGCCATGCTGTTGGCGGGGTTGGGACTGATTGGTGCAAGCATGCGTAGGCGTGGATAG
- the trpE gene encoding anthranilate synthase component I, whose amino-acid sequence MTELEFDALARQGYNRIPVVQEGLADLYTPLSVYLRLANAPYSYLLESVVGGERFGRYSFIGLPARTVLTVRGRATEVSVNGEVVERDDGDPLDFIEQFQARFKVPPGENLPRFAGGLVGYFGYDTIRLIEKKLAACDKPDPLGVADIQLLLSEEIAIFDNLSGKLYLVVYADPSQPQAFAKAHSRLHGLRMQLRDPARLPRAEATPTTTAKSEFGEAAFKAAVEKAKQYIVDGDIMQVVLSQRMSMRFEQPPITLYRALRSLNPSPYMFYYQLGDTHIVGASPEILVRHEGGAVTVRPIAGTRPRGKTREEDLALEEELLADPKEIAEHVMLMDLGRNDIGRVAQIGSVKVTDDRVVERYSHVMHIVSSVEAALKPGMSNLDILRATFPAGTVSGAPKVRAMQIIDELEPSKRGIYSGAVGYLGFNGDMDVAIALRTAVIKDQILYVQAGAGIVADSVASAEWQETQNKARAVLRAAEMAQKGLDS is encoded by the coding sequence ATGACCGAACTCGAATTCGACGCGCTCGCGCGTCAAGGCTACAACCGCATCCCCGTCGTCCAGGAAGGCCTGGCCGATCTCTACACCCCGCTGTCCGTCTACCTGCGCCTGGCCAATGCCCCCTATTCCTACCTGCTGGAATCGGTGGTGGGCGGCGAGCGTTTCGGTCGCTATAGCTTTATCGGCCTGCCTGCCCGTACCGTATTGACGGTGCGCGGCCGCGCCACCGAAGTCAGCGTCAACGGCGAGGTGGTCGAACGCGACGACGGCGACCCGCTGGATTTCATCGAACAGTTCCAAGCCCGCTTCAAGGTACCGCCGGGCGAGAACCTGCCGCGTTTCGCCGGCGGCCTGGTCGGTTACTTCGGCTACGACACCATCCGCTTGATCGAAAAGAAGCTGGCGGCCTGCGACAAGCCCGACCCGCTGGGCGTGGCCGATATCCAGCTGCTGCTGAGCGAGGAAATCGCCATCTTCGACAATCTGAGCGGCAAGCTCTACCTGGTCGTCTATGCCGACCCAAGCCAACCGCAAGCCTTTGCCAAAGCCCATTCGCGCCTGCATGGCCTGCGCATGCAGTTGCGTGATCCAGCCCGCCTACCCCGCGCCGAAGCCACGCCGACCACCACCGCCAAATCCGAGTTCGGCGAAGCCGCCTTCAAGGCCGCGGTGGAAAAGGCCAAGCAGTACATCGTCGACGGCGACATCATGCAGGTGGTCCTGTCGCAGCGCATGAGCATGCGCTTCGAACAGCCGCCCATCACGCTGTACCGGGCGCTGCGCAGCCTCAATCCCTCGCCCTATATGTTTTATTACCAGTTGGGCGATACCCATATCGTCGGCGCCTCGCCCGAGATCCTGGTACGGCACGAGGGCGGCGCGGTCACGGTGCGCCCCATCGCCGGCACCCGCCCCCGCGGCAAGACCCGCGAAGAGGACCTGGCGCTGGAAGAGGAACTGCTGGCCGATCCGAAGGAAATCGCCGAACACGTGATGCTGATGGACCTGGGCCGTAACGATATCGGCCGGGTCGCGCAGATCGGCAGCGTCAAGGTCACCGACGACCGGGTGGTGGAACGTTATTCGCACGTAATGCATATCGTTTCCAGCGTGGAAGCCGCGCTCAAGCCCGGCATGAGCAACCTGGACATCCTGCGCGCCACCTTCCCCGCCGGTACGGTTTCCGGCGCGCCCAAGGTGAGGGCCATGCAGATCATCGACGAGCTGGAACCCAGCAAGCGCGGCATCTATTCCGGCGCGGTCGGCTATCTGGGTTTCAATGGCGATATGGATGTGGCGATCGCGCTACGCACCGCCGTGATCAAGGACCAGATACTGTATGTACAAGCCGGCGCCGGCATCGTCGCCGACTCGGTGGCCAGCGCCGAATGGCAGGAAACGCAAAACAAGGCCCGCGCCGTGCTGCGCGCTGCCGAGATGGCGCAGAAAGGGTTGGACAGTTAG
- a CDS encoding phosphoglycolate phosphatase, translating to MPIKAIALDLDGTLLDTIADLAAAANAMRREHSLPDLPQARLESFVGGGMGQLVHRALTDDRDGQAHPELHEAGVASFCRHYDRLLAVATRPYPGVLEGLQAMRDMGLPLAVITNKPIRFTVPVLQRTGLADYFEIVLGGDSLPEKKPHPLPLLTACAQWGIQAAELLMIGDSHFDRDAADNAGSPCLLLRYGYDDISGLACTGHIDNLVEAVDFVKNAASFPSFGVPNPS from the coding sequence ATGCCCATCAAAGCCATCGCCCTCGACCTGGACGGCACCCTGCTCGATACCATTGCCGACCTGGCCGCCGCCGCCAACGCCATGCGCCGCGAACACAGCCTGCCGGACCTGCCGCAAGCTCGTCTGGAGAGTTTTGTCGGCGGCGGCATGGGGCAATTGGTACACCGCGCCTTGACGGACGACCGGGACGGACAAGCCCATCCCGAGCTGCATGAAGCCGGCGTGGCATCGTTCTGCCGCCATTACGACCGGTTGCTGGCCGTCGCCACCCGCCCCTATCCCGGTGTGCTGGAGGGATTGCAGGCCATGCGCGACATGGGCCTGCCCTTGGCCGTCATCACCAATAAGCCGATACGCTTTACCGTGCCGGTATTGCAGCGCACCGGCCTGGCGGACTATTTCGAGATCGTACTGGGCGGCGACAGCCTGCCGGAAAAGAAGCCCCATCCCTTGCCGCTGCTGACGGCTTGCGCACAATGGGGTATCCAGGCGGCGGAACTGCTGATGATAGGCGACTCGCACTTCGATCGCGATGCGGCCGACAATGCCGGCTCGCCTTGCCTGCTACTGCGCTACGGCTACGACGATATCTCCGGACTGGCTTGCACCGGCCATATCGACAACCTTGTCGAGGCGGTGGATTTCGTGAAGAATGCAGCTTCATTTCCTTCGTTCGGCGTACCCAACCCATCATGA